In a single window of the Zea mays cultivar B73 chromosome 5, Zm-B73-REFERENCE-NAM-5.0, whole genome shotgun sequence genome:
- the LOC100276961 gene encoding uncharacterized LOC100276961 — protein MPLLLLPPPACTTAATSLAFSRPRPSRARWANLSYAFPRLRKYGRRHREPVAGPSLDDDGGEEDETEAEDWESDDGDEEMEIDEEEFLTMRPKPAGFGEGKTYSTDIEEQLLREMGFGGGAARRGEAAPANRRAGDSSTKVAAADVSDDGVQVRVWNLPKKKNIHKDLKQAFKGFHGLLSIDPAVSANKKTRDPICKGFAYLKLESAEAATRFVEIYSHQTVSFGKIQKPISCCIIDKRSSVEHSNKHPLVRQSLN, from the exons ATGCCACTCCTGCTGCTCCCACCACCGGCGTGCACCACGGCAGCGACGTCGCTCGCTTTCTCGCGGCCCCGGCCTTCGCGGGCGCGTTGGGCCAACCTCTCTTACGCGTTCCCCCGCCTGAGGAAATACGGGCGTCGCCACCGCGAGCCCGTGGCCGGCCCCAGCCTCGATGATGACGGCGGCGAGGAGGATGAGACGGAGGCAGAGGACTGGGAGTCCGACGATGGCGATGAAGAGATGGAGATAGACGAGGAGGAGTTTCTGACGATGCGGCCCAAACCGGCGGGATTTGGCGAGGGGAAAACATATTCCACTGACATTGAGGAGCAGCTTCTCCGGGAGATGGGCTTTGGCGGGGGCGCGGCGCGGCGAGGAGAGGCGGCCCCGGCCAATCGCCGCGCCGGGGATAGTTCCACCAAAGTAGCTGCCGCAG ATGTCAGTGATGATGGTGTTCAAGTTCGTGTTTGGAACCTCCCAAAAAAGAAAAACATACACAAGGACCTGAAGCAAGCTTTTAAAGGGTTTCATGGCCTTTTATCCATTGATCCAGCAGTTTCCGCAAATAAGAAAACCCGTGATCCTATTTGTAAGGGTTTTGCATATCTCAAACTAGAGTCTGCTGAAGCTGCAACAAG GTTCGTGGAGATATACTCTCATCAAACTGTGTCATTTGGCAAGATTCAGAAGCCAATCAGTTGCTGTATCATCGATAAACGCAGCTCTGTTGAGCATTCAAATAAGCATCCACTAGTCAGGCAATCCCTCAATTAA